One window from the genome of Paenibacillus azoreducens encodes:
- a CDS encoding ABC transporter ATP-binding protein, protein MDTKKKPLVEVSQLKRYFDVGKGQILKAVDDVSFEIYEGETFGLVGESGCGKSTLGRTLIRLYDATAGTAMFKGSSIHGHKSKSEMKQLRRDIQMIFQDPYASLNQRMTVTDIIAEGIDAHGLAKNRKERLEMVHTLLDTVGLNRSHADRFPHEFSGGQRQRIGIARALAVNPSFIIADEPISALDVSIQAQVVNLLKKLQHERGLTYLFIAHDLSMVKHISDRIGVMYLGGMVELCESDKLFDNPLHPYTKTLLSAIPLPDPKLERTRERMVLQGDLPSPINPPSGCRFRTRCPFAMEVCASQAPKWQEAEKGHFVACHLYEGGKDAKSVQNGKQQGVEAHELV, encoded by the coding sequence ATGGATACGAAGAAGAAACCGCTGGTGGAAGTCAGCCAATTGAAGCGTTATTTCGATGTCGGAAAAGGACAGATTCTTAAGGCCGTCGATGATGTCAGCTTCGAGATTTACGAGGGGGAGACCTTCGGGCTGGTAGGCGAGTCCGGTTGTGGCAAATCTACGCTGGGCCGTACGCTGATCCGGCTTTATGATGCGACAGCAGGAACGGCAATGTTTAAAGGAAGCTCTATTCACGGACATAAGTCGAAATCCGAAATGAAGCAGCTGCGGCGGGATATCCAGATGATTTTCCAGGATCCGTACGCTTCGCTGAATCAGCGGATGACCGTCACCGATATTATTGCGGAAGGCATTGATGCCCACGGACTGGCCAAAAACCGCAAGGAACGCCTGGAGATGGTGCATACCCTGCTGGATACCGTCGGGCTGAACCGCAGCCATGCCGATCGTTTTCCGCATGAATTTTCGGGCGGGCAGCGGCAGCGCATCGGGATCGCCAGAGCGCTTGCGGTCAATCCGAGCTTCATTATCGCCGATGAACCGATCTCGGCGCTTGATGTGTCCATTCAGGCCCAGGTCGTCAATTTGCTGAAAAAACTCCAGCACGAGCGCGGGTTGACCTATCTTTTCATCGCGCATGACTTGTCCATGGTTAAGCATATCAGCGACCGGATCGGCGTCATGTATCTGGGCGGAATGGTCGAGCTTTGCGAAAGCGACAAGCTGTTCGATAATCCGCTGCATCCTTATACGAAAACGCTGCTGTCGGCCATTCCGCTGCCGGATCCGAAGCTGGAACGAACGCGGGAACGGATGGTGCTTCAGGGTGATTTGCCAAGCCCGATCAATCCGCCGAGCGGCTGCCGTTTCCGGACCCGCTGCCCGTTTGCCATGGAAGTATGCGCCTCGCAGGCGCCAAAGTGGCAGGAAGCGGAGAAGGGACATTTTGTAGCCTGCCATCTGTATGAAGGCGGCAAGGACGCTAAATCAGTCCAAAACGGAAAGCAGCAAGGAGTTGAAGCCCATGAATTGGTATGA
- a CDS encoding leucyl aminopeptidase family protein, which translates to MMEIITGTDRKAEVLIELVFSDGVYSPELPLSAKMKERCAHFWFYARSSDEQDILIIGLGSHARFNLEILREAAGNAGRAIRELGKKTAAVHPACLEEVFGSRVWPAEAVTAWVEGWELGTYVFDKYKSSKKQPLVEWLQISSEQQDYAGAVELGRMRAAATSLARDLCNEAASDLNPGAFVARIRQIFAGRNVKINVYEGEELKQRQMNGLLAVGAGSKHPPAMVEISYTGDPNAEHLALIGKGITFDMGGMNLKDARDLSDARFDMGGAAAVIGAMDLLTRLEAKAKISAIIPIADNVPDGGAFLPSDVVRYPNGLTVQVVNTDAEGRLILADAILHAIRSGARQVIDVATLTGAVGHALGLKVAGIWGDDEYAARFMGIGEQNGDRIWRLPLVDEDEELLRSPYADLANLASNPYGGANMAALFLRRFVDAKARWCHIDMANTVQVQSTRGYKVTGATGYGVRLLADFVCEQAATSKRGGES; encoded by the coding sequence ATGATGGAAATCATAACGGGAACGGATCGGAAAGCGGAAGTGCTCATCGAGCTGGTATTTAGTGACGGCGTTTATTCGCCCGAACTTCCGCTTTCCGCGAAAATGAAGGAGCGCTGTGCGCATTTCTGGTTTTATGCTCGAAGTTCCGATGAACAGGATATTTTGATCATCGGGCTTGGTTCACACGCCCGGTTTAACTTGGAGATTTTGCGGGAAGCGGCAGGAAATGCCGGGCGGGCGATCCGGGAGCTTGGCAAAAAGACGGCGGCCGTTCATCCGGCCTGTCTTGAAGAGGTATTCGGTTCCCGGGTTTGGCCGGCAGAGGCGGTAACGGCATGGGTTGAAGGCTGGGAGCTTGGCACCTATGTTTTCGACAAATATAAGTCCTCCAAGAAGCAGCCGCTGGTTGAGTGGCTGCAGATCAGCTCGGAGCAGCAGGATTATGCCGGAGCAGTGGAGCTTGGACGGATGCGGGCAGCCGCGACGTCGCTGGCCCGCGATCTGTGCAACGAAGCGGCCAGCGATTTGAACCCCGGCGCTTTCGTAGCGCGCATCCGGCAGATTTTTGCCGGGCGGAATGTGAAGATCAACGTGTATGAAGGCGAGGAACTGAAGCAGCGGCAGATGAACGGCCTTTTGGCCGTTGGCGCAGGCAGCAAACATCCGCCGGCGATGGTCGAGATAAGTTATACAGGTGATCCGAATGCGGAACATTTGGCGTTGATCGGCAAAGGCATCACCTTTGATATGGGCGGCATGAACCTGAAGGATGCCCGGGATTTAAGCGATGCGCGTTTCGATATGGGCGGAGCGGCCGCCGTAATCGGCGCAATGGATCTTCTGACTCGGCTTGAAGCGAAGGCGAAGATCAGCGCCATTATTCCGATTGCGGATAACGTGCCGGACGGCGGGGCGTTTCTGCCTTCCGATGTCGTTCGTTATCCGAACGGCCTGACGGTGCAGGTGGTGAATACGGATGCCGAAGGCAGATTGATTCTGGCCGACGCCATCCTTCATGCGATCCGCAGCGGCGCCCGCCAAGTGATTGATGTGGCCACCCTGACCGGAGCCGTCGGGCACGCGCTGGGCCTAAAGGTGGCCGGCATTTGGGGAGATGACGAATATGCCGCTCGCTTCATGGGGATCGGCGAACAAAACGGCGACCGGATCTGGAGATTGCCGCTTGTTGATGAAGACGAGGAGCTTTTGCGCAGCCCGTATGCGGATCTGGCCAATCTGGCATCGAATCCGTATGGCGGGGCGAATATGGCTGCGCTTTTCCTGCGCCGTTTCGTGGACGCCAAGGCACGGTGGTGCCATATTGATATGGCGAATACGGTCCAGGTTCAATCAACGCGCGGATATAAGGTGACGGGCGCCACAGGATACGGCGTCAGATTGCTCGCCGATTTTGTATGCGAACAAGCGGCAACAAGCAAAAGAGGAGGGGAATCATGA
- a CDS encoding ABC transporter permease, producing MDSLFRPAAARPEEKEKISRKSQSGLQDSWRRLKQNKAAIVSLFILIAMLLLAIIGPWIGHHNYYDTDYGAVYQKPSAEHWFGTDKFGRDQWARIWQGTRISLLIAVLAATLDLVIGVAYGAVSALMGGRTDNVMQRVIEILTGIPSLIIIILLMMVMKPGIITIMVAMSITGWVNMARLVRAHIMKLKSQEFVLAARTLGTSGTRIIGKHLIPNTIGIIVINTMFTIPSAIFTEAFLSFIGLGLQSPMSSLGVLINDGFAALNTQPYLLLYPSIVIVLIMVTFNILGDGLRDALDPRMRK from the coding sequence ATGGACTCATTATTTCGGCCGGCTGCAGCCCGGCCTGAAGAGAAGGAGAAAATCTCCCGGAAATCGCAGTCGGGACTGCAGGACAGCTGGAGACGACTGAAACAAAATAAGGCCGCGATCGTCAGTCTTTTTATTCTGATAGCCATGCTGCTGCTTGCCATAATCGGGCCATGGATCGGCCATCACAATTATTACGATACCGATTACGGCGCCGTATACCAGAAGCCAAGCGCTGAACATTGGTTTGGAACCGATAAATTCGGCCGTGACCAATGGGCCCGGATCTGGCAGGGGACGCGAATCTCCCTGCTCATCGCGGTGCTTGCCGCGACGCTGGACCTGGTGATCGGCGTAGCCTACGGCGCGGTGTCCGCGCTGATGGGGGGCCGAACAGACAACGTGATGCAGCGCGTCATCGAAATTCTGACCGGCATTCCGAGCTTGATCATTATCATCTTGCTCATGATGGTTATGAAGCCCGGAATCATTACGATTATGGTCGCCATGTCCATCACGGGCTGGGTGAATATGGCGCGCCTGGTGCGGGCCCATATCATGAAGCTGAAATCCCAGGAGTTTGTGCTTGCTGCCCGTACGCTGGGCACATCGGGTACGCGCATTATTGGGAAGCATTTGATTCCGAATACGATCGGCATTATTGTCATTAATACGATGTTTACGATTCCGTCGGCCATTTTTACGGAAGCATTTTTGAGTTTTATCGGACTGGGGCTGCAGTCTCCAATGTCGTCTCTGGGTGTGCTCATCAATGACGGCTTTGCGGCACTGAATACTCAGCCTTACTTGCTGCTGTATCCTTCCATCGTCATTGTCCTCATTATGGTGACATTCAACATTTTGGGCGACGGATTACGGGATGCATTGGATCCGAGAATGCGGAAATAG
- a CDS encoding ABC transporter ATP-binding protein, whose protein sequence is MNSLLEVQDLQVSFYTYAGEVQAVRDVSFSLGKGETLAIVGESGSGKSVTSKSIMRLLAKTAKIKNGSIRFEGEDLVTLSEKKMQNIRGKEIAMIFQDPMTSLNPTMTIGKQIIEVLRKHRNMGREESAKRAVELLNQVGIPNPEKRLKQYPHQLSGGMRQRVVIAIALAGEPKVIIADEPTTALDVTIQAQILELMKRLQEELGTSIVLITHDLGVVANMASRVAVMYAGKIVETGTVDEIFYESRHPYTWGLLASMPKLHEHTDELLAIPGTPPDLSDPPKGCPFAARCPYAMEVCYEQLPSYTEHTDTHRAACWLQDPRAPKVERPLAAGGER, encoded by the coding sequence ATGAACAGTTTGCTGGAAGTTCAAGATTTGCAGGTAAGCTTTTACACATATGCCGGCGAGGTTCAGGCGGTGCGTGACGTCAGCTTTTCCCTCGGCAAAGGAGAGACGCTGGCGATCGTAGGCGAATCGGGTTCCGGTAAATCGGTCACTTCGAAAAGCATTATGAGACTGCTGGCCAAGACCGCAAAAATCAAAAACGGCTCCATCCGTTTTGAAGGCGAAGATCTGGTTACGCTCTCCGAGAAAAAGATGCAAAATATCCGCGGCAAAGAAATCGCCATGATTTTTCAGGACCCGATGACCTCGCTCAATCCGACCATGACGATCGGCAAACAGATTATCGAGGTGCTGCGCAAGCATCGAAATATGGGCAGGGAAGAATCCGCCAAAAGAGCGGTGGAGCTGCTGAACCAGGTCGGCATTCCGAATCCTGAAAAACGGCTGAAGCAGTACCCGCACCAGCTTTCGGGCGGAATGCGGCAGCGCGTCGTCATTGCGATTGCGCTGGCGGGAGAACCCAAAGTGATTATCGCGGACGAGCCGACAACCGCGCTCGACGTGACGATCCAGGCGCAAATTCTGGAACTGATGAAACGTCTGCAGGAGGAGCTCGGAACCTCCATCGTTTTAATTACGCATGATCTCGGGGTTGTGGCCAATATGGCTTCACGCGTTGCGGTGATGTATGCGGGCAAAATCGTGGAGACCGGTACGGTTGACGAAATCTTTTATGAATCGCGGCATCCGTATACATGGGGATTGCTTGCCTCCATGCCGAAGCTGCATGAACATACCGATGAACTGCTGGCGATTCCGGGCACGCCCCCGGACTTGAGCGATCCGCCGAAGGGTTGTCCGTTTGCGGCGCGTTGCCCTTACGCGATGGAAGTATGTTATGAACAATTGCCGTCATATACGGAACATACGGATACCCACCGGGCCGCTTGCTGGCTTCAGGACCCAAGAGCGCCCAAGGTGGAACGTCCGCTTGCGGCAGGAGGTGAACGGTAA
- a CDS encoding SIS domain-containing protein: MPEQYGVLTYPEIGGQSEAIAAAWKQLEKQQDWVDQYFKSDKFDEVIFIGSGTSYYLALTAASTFRKWTGKSASAHPSSEIYLFREQAVAAKKEVLLVGISRSGESSEVILALDSVKDLAGWTTCGITCHEESTMAKNVPCLVSPLGNEKSTVMTKSFSSMTFLLQAAMAQAAGSEAYLSELKEVMELSQDIVAKGDAEAKALIDGHPELNKFIYLGMGAYNGLAHEACLKLKEMSCVWTESFGTMEFRHGPKSVVEPGTMVCLFLSEQARSYEVKVAQEMKAYGAFVVIVTAEAGEDTSFADMVFATGGRSLSDEARAVLNMPLVQYIGYYTALREGRNPDSPRNLTQVVKI; this comes from the coding sequence GTGCCAGAACAGTATGGTGTATTGACGTATCCGGAAATCGGAGGGCAAAGCGAAGCGATTGCAGCCGCTTGGAAGCAGTTGGAGAAGCAGCAGGATTGGGTGGATCAATATTTTAAGAGCGATAAATTCGACGAGGTTATTTTTATTGGATCAGGGACCTCGTATTATTTGGCATTGACTGCGGCGAGCACTTTCCGCAAATGGACCGGCAAGAGCGCCAGCGCTCATCCGTCTTCCGAAATCTATCTGTTCAGAGAGCAGGCGGTTGCCGCGAAGAAGGAAGTGCTTCTCGTCGGCATTTCCCGTTCCGGGGAATCCTCGGAGGTAATCCTGGCTTTGGATTCAGTGAAGGACCTGGCAGGTTGGACCACTTGCGGTATTACCTGTCATGAAGAAAGCACAATGGCGAAAAATGTGCCTTGCCTCGTCTCCCCGCTTGGTAATGAGAAGAGTACGGTCATGACAAAATCTTTCAGCAGCATGACTTTCTTGCTGCAGGCAGCGATGGCTCAAGCGGCTGGTAGCGAAGCCTATCTGTCCGAACTGAAAGAAGTGATGGAGCTCAGCCAAGACATCGTGGCTAAAGGTGACGCGGAAGCCAAAGCGCTTATCGACGGACATCCGGAGCTTAACAAATTCATTTACCTGGGCATGGGAGCTTATAACGGTCTTGCTCATGAAGCTTGCCTCAAATTGAAGGAAATGTCCTGTGTATGGACCGAAAGCTTTGGTACAATGGAATTCCGGCATGGTCCTAAATCAGTCGTGGAACCAGGCACGATGGTATGTCTGTTCCTGTCCGAGCAGGCCAGAAGCTATGAAGTAAAAGTAGCGCAGGAAATGAAGGCATACGGCGCATTTGTGGTAATCGTTACAGCCGAAGCGGGAGAGGACACCTCTTTTGCCGATATGGTCTTTGCCACGGGCGGCCGCAGCCTTAGCGATGAAGCCAGAGCGGTGCTGAACATGCCGCTGGTTCA
- a CDS encoding ROK family protein produces the protein MKKENKAVIGVDLGGTKIATGMLDQTGSLLERSQKATAGLQSSEEVIATIVDTITEVRGRQEIAGVGVASPGMVDSRSGVILNGVNLPDWDGISLQAELERRLGISVRLINDANAAAWGEYVYGAGRGSQSMVYVTLSTGIGSGLVLDGRLYTGASSFAGELGHTVINPDGIQCGCGQNGCWETYSSGTAIARLAREAIAAAGTQSLMTALADKEGTAVSAKHVFEAAGAGDEIAQKTMEHVIHYTGLGLMNIIHSFNPDCIVIGGGVSRAGDAFFAPLIRKTEELILEPYRGTCTIKPAELRDDVGIIGAAALFVDRE, from the coding sequence TTGAAAAAAGAAAATAAAGCGGTTATCGGTGTGGATCTGGGAGGAACCAAAATAGCAACGGGCATGCTTGACCAGACAGGCAGTCTGCTGGAACGCAGCCAAAAGGCGACGGCAGGCTTGCAAAGCTCGGAGGAAGTGATCGCGACAATCGTGGACACGATCACGGAAGTCCGCGGCCGCCAAGAGATTGCCGGCGTAGGCGTGGCATCGCCGGGGATGGTGGACAGCCGGAGCGGCGTCATTCTAAACGGGGTTAACTTGCCTGATTGGGACGGGATTTCGCTTCAAGCCGAATTGGAGAGAAGGCTTGGCATATCGGTGCGGCTTATCAATGATGCCAATGCTGCCGCTTGGGGCGAATATGTATACGGAGCCGGACGCGGCTCGCAAAGCATGGTTTATGTGACGCTTAGTACCGGCATCGGCTCTGGCCTGGTGCTTGATGGCCGTCTTTATACGGGGGCGTCATCTTTTGCCGGCGAGCTGGGACATACGGTAATCAACCCGGACGGCATCCAGTGCGGCTGCGGTCAGAATGGCTGTTGGGAGACGTATTCATCGGGAACGGCAATTGCGCGGCTGGCCCGCGAGGCGATCGCGGCGGCGGGAACGCAGTCGCTAATGACGGCCCTTGCCGATAAGGAAGGAACGGCCGTCAGCGCCAAGCATGTCTTTGAGGCTGCCGGGGCAGGCGATGAGATTGCCCAGAAGACGATGGAACACGTCATCCATTACACAGGACTTGGACTCATGAATATCATTCACAGCTTCAATCCGGACTGCATCGTGATCGGCGGGGGCGTCAGCCGTGCGGGAGATGCTTTCTTTGCGCCGCTGATCCGCAAGACGGAAGAGCTGATTCTCGAGCCTTACCGGGGGACATGCACCATTAAACCGGCAGAATTGCGCGACGATGTGGGCATTATCGGTGCAGCGGCTTTGTTTGTGGATCGCGAATAA
- a CDS encoding DUF5050 domain-containing protein translates to MSTKFKLTSLLLSAVLVCGAVPAFAAEKAAPRPLSQTFDQMVIIPYDYHGKAFINGEKTDLQEDYDIVQRSGRVMVPIRLMGTLASQFRSQGSWQTIWQAQNPDDVIFMNTGLKKTVKFKVNSTTMMVNNEPKKMDVAPQKIGGRVVLPLRSAAEALGKNIQWLDGLILMGDEAVDEKSAETLAVKDRILTQLKDTRKPVAYEKMLTPITKYGDMIYYSKQIYQSNGMLERLYRKADGKKEVLIDIPGQPVLSSAKVIGHELYFVSTVNNQGVLFALDLANQQVRKVTSFSSWKPTDGWLERILIIDKELYVNLHSGDNTMGSEKLYRVDKGALMEVTSAKSLIGPVKSGDFLYHADFNFMGKTDNNLGRVNLKTGEYKTFGQDNFVYAINRKQDAGGGTSYNANGAMYVKGGYVYVLGYKDSDPKDEGSVYKINPADKTQVKITPAAGPFWIVEDQVYYVDSATGHLAKTDVNGSQPKTVVSRKVMNAELLNGSLYYTSNVTGSSSDPGVLYQYDLKDGKETQRSDKPVSSYYIGKDGIYYLANGYDPGMYKIDAKGSTRLVSDQVQTAKLTDEGMVYTLTYKEGVYSVK, encoded by the coding sequence ATGTCCACAAAATTCAAGCTAACGAGCTTGCTGCTGTCTGCGGTTTTGGTATGCGGGGCGGTACCGGCTTTTGCCGCAGAGAAGGCGGCGCCCAGGCCTTTAAGCCAAACTTTCGACCAAATGGTCATCATTCCTTATGATTATCATGGAAAAGCTTTTATTAACGGGGAGAAAACTGACCTTCAAGAGGATTATGACATCGTCCAGCGCAGCGGAAGGGTCATGGTGCCGATTCGTCTGATGGGAACGCTGGCCTCTCAGTTCCGCTCACAGGGCTCCTGGCAAACGATATGGCAGGCTCAGAACCCGGATGACGTTATTTTTATGAACACAGGACTGAAAAAGACTGTCAAGTTCAAAGTGAACAGCACCACTATGATGGTGAATAACGAGCCTAAGAAGATGGACGTGGCTCCGCAAAAAATCGGCGGCCGGGTAGTATTGCCCTTACGAAGCGCCGCGGAGGCTCTGGGCAAAAACATTCAGTGGCTGGATGGGCTCATCCTGATGGGAGACGAAGCCGTTGACGAGAAGAGTGCCGAAACGCTGGCTGTCAAAGACCGCATCCTGACCCAGTTGAAGGATACGCGGAAGCCGGTCGCGTACGAGAAAATGCTGACGCCGATCACGAAATACGGAGACATGATTTACTACAGTAAGCAGATCTATCAAAGCAATGGTATGTTGGAGCGTTTATACCGGAAGGCTGACGGCAAAAAGGAAGTCCTGATTGACATTCCGGGGCAGCCGGTGCTGAGCAGCGCCAAGGTTATCGGGCATGAACTGTATTTCGTATCGACGGTGAACAATCAGGGCGTACTGTTTGCTTTGGACCTTGCCAATCAACAAGTCCGGAAGGTGACCTCCTTCTCCTCTTGGAAACCGACGGACGGCTGGCTGGAAAGGATCTTGATCATCGACAAGGAGCTGTACGTGAATCTTCACAGCGGCGATAATACGATGGGATCGGAGAAGCTGTACCGGGTCGACAAGGGTGCCCTGATGGAGGTAACGAGTGCCAAAAGCCTGATCGGGCCGGTCAAGTCGGGCGATTTCCTGTATCATGCCGATTTTAACTTTATGGGCAAGACGGACAATAACCTCGGCCGGGTCAATCTCAAGACTGGGGAGTACAAGACGTTCGGCCAAGACAACTTCGTCTATGCCATAAACCGAAAGCAGGATGCAGGGGGCGGTACAAGCTATAACGCCAATGGTGCTATGTACGTCAAGGGCGGCTATGTGTACGTGCTTGGGTACAAAGACAGCGATCCGAAGGATGAAGGCTCGGTGTATAAGATCAATCCTGCAGACAAGACCCAGGTAAAGATTACTCCTGCCGCTGGCCCGTTCTGGATAGTCGAAGACCAGGTTTATTACGTGGACAGCGCGACGGGCCACTTGGCCAAGACCGATGTGAACGGATCGCAGCCGAAAACCGTGGTATCTCGAAAAGTAATGAATGCCGAGCTGTTGAACGGCAGCTTGTATTATACCTCGAACGTCACCGGCAGTTCCTCCGACCCGGGCGTCCTGTACCAATATGACTTGAAGGACGGCAAGGAGACGCAGCGCAGCGACAAACCGGTGAGCTCGTACTACATTGGAAAGGACGGGATTTACTACCTGGCAAACGGGTATGATCCGGGTATGTACAAGATTGACGCGAAGGGGAGCACACGCCTGGTATCCGACCAAGTCCAAACAGCGAAGCTCACCGATGAAGGTATGGTTTACACATTGACCTATAAGGAAGGGGTTTATTCGGTAAAGTAA
- a CDS encoding copper homeostasis protein CutC has product MKLEVIATNLTDAILAEQGGADRIELITGIVEGGLTPGPGLIREAVSRLDIPVHVMVRPHSRSFVYDEHDLRTMREDIAFIKECGAAGIVLGALTPHGVVDTAALDLLLEDTEGLNVTFHRAFDEIQDQLSALKVLSGYPQINRILTSGGPQPAPKSAPQIKELVKASQGTGITILAGYGLTVPVLREFIHTTGVKEVHFGSALRVNGDALQPVDPSKVQSAKQIVNENLSLGNDR; this is encoded by the coding sequence ATGAAGCTGGAGGTTATAGCGACGAATTTGACGGACGCGATATTGGCGGAGCAGGGGGGAGCCGACCGGATCGAGCTCATCACCGGCATTGTCGAAGGCGGCTTGACTCCGGGGCCCGGCCTGATTCGGGAAGCGGTGAGCCGCCTGGATATTCCTGTCCATGTGATGGTGCGTCCGCACAGCCGGTCATTTGTATATGACGAGCATGATCTGCGGACGATGCGGGAGGACATCGCATTTATTAAGGAATGCGGTGCGGCAGGGATCGTGCTCGGCGCTTTAACGCCGCACGGTGTGGTGGACACTGCAGCGCTTGATCTGCTGCTTGAGGATACGGAGGGGCTTAACGTAACCTTCCACCGGGCATTTGATGAAATACAGGATCAATTATCCGCGCTGAAGGTGCTTTCCGGTTATCCGCAAATCAACCGCATCCTGACCTCCGGCGGGCCGCAGCCGGCGCCGAAGTCTGCTCCGCAGATTAAAGAACTGGTGAAGGCGTCCCAAGGTACCGGGATCACGATTCTTGCCGGGTATGGCTTAACCGTCCCTGTTCTGCGGGAGTTTATCCATACGACCGGCGTGAAGGAAGTGCATTTCGGTTCGGCGCTGCGAGTGAACGGAGATGCTTTGCAGCCTGTGGATCCGTCAAAGGTTCAATCCGCGAAGCAAATCGTAAATGAAAACCTTTCTTTAGGGAATGACAGATAA
- the pepV gene encoding dipeptidase PepV, with product MNWYEQAQSRKDAMLHDLKGLLAIPSVYDPETAGPGQPMGKGVADALRYMLDLCAAEGFRVTNHDGLVGYAEYGPEEAEHYIAVLSHLDVVPVSGEWVTPPFEPSIRDGKIYARGAIDDKGPAMSSFYALKIVKELGLPLKHRIRLIFGTDEERTHQCMERYKELEPMPACGFTPDAEFPIIGAEKGQINTRIMFPNAEREMQIRGEYKLVSFRAGVVANMVPEAAEAVVAAVPDRLKALEDAYHAYCSGNKLRGSAEQADQTIVLRMAGKAAHGMEPHKGMNAGLALIHFMKEFSWDGGAGHYLNTVDTLLYDDVYGRAMGIDMEDEISGPLTINSGILQYEPQGETFFHINLRFPICGNYDDILKKISEKLAVYRLEMEPPSLKKPHYVPESHPMIRALQETYLAETGEKAELLSTGGGTYAAHFPMGVAFGPLFPGMESTAHQPNEYMDIELLLRSTAIYARAVSELCNLEL from the coding sequence ATGAATTGGTATGAACAGGCGCAAAGCCGTAAAGACGCCATGCTGCATGATCTGAAAGGGCTGCTCGCGATTCCAAGCGTTTATGATCCGGAGACGGCCGGACCCGGACAGCCGATGGGCAAAGGGGTTGCTGATGCTCTCCGCTATATGCTGGATTTATGCGCAGCGGAAGGTTTCCGCGTCACGAACCACGACGGTTTGGTCGGTTATGCCGAATACGGCCCGGAGGAGGCCGAACATTATATCGCGGTATTGAGCCACTTGGATGTGGTGCCTGTGTCCGGCGAATGGGTTACGCCTCCTTTTGAACCGTCGATTCGCGATGGCAAGATTTATGCGCGCGGCGCTATCGACGATAAAGGCCCGGCCATGTCTTCCTTTTATGCGCTGAAAATCGTCAAGGAGCTGGGACTGCCGCTGAAGCACCGGATTCGGCTAATCTTCGGCACGGATGAAGAACGGACGCATCAGTGCATGGAGCGGTATAAGGAGCTGGAACCGATGCCGGCCTGCGGTTTTACGCCCGATGCAGAGTTTCCGATCATTGGCGCCGAGAAGGGGCAAATCAATACCCGGATTATGTTCCCAAATGCTGAGCGGGAAATGCAGATCCGAGGCGAGTACAAACTGGTGTCCTTCCGCGCCGGCGTGGTCGCCAATATGGTGCCGGAAGCGGCGGAAGCGGTTGTGGCCGCTGTCCCGGACCGGCTGAAAGCGTTGGAGGACGCTTACCATGCTTATTGCAGCGGGAATAAGCTTCGGGGAAGCGCAGAGCAAGCAGATCAAACGATCGTGCTGCGCATGGCAGGGAAAGCCGCTCATGGCATGGAACCTCACAAGGGAATGAATGCGGGCCTTGCCCTTATCCATTTTATGAAGGAGTTTTCTTGGGACGGCGGGGCCGGGCATTACTTGAACACTGTTGATACTCTTTTGTATGACGACGTGTACGGCCGCGCAATGGGCATTGACATGGAAGATGAAATCAGCGGGCCGCTGACGATTAACAGCGGCATCCTGCAATACGAGCCGCAAGGGGAGACGTTTTTTCATATCAATTTACGCTTTCCCATTTGCGGAAACTACGACGATATATTGAAGAAAATCTCGGAAAAGCTGGCTGTTTATCGTTTGGAAATGGAGCCGCCAAGCTTGAAAAAGCCGCATTATGTACCGGAGAGCCACCCGATGATCCGGGCGCTGCAGGAGACCTATTTGGCGGAAACCGGAGAAAAGGCAGAGCTGTTGTCTACGGGAGGCGGCACGTACGCGGCCCATTTCCCGATGGGGGTTGCTTTCGGGCCGCTGTTTCCGGGGATGGAGTCCACGGCGCATCAACCGAATGAATATATGGACATTGAGCTGCTGCTGCGTTCTACGGCCATCTATGCCAGAGCGGTAAGCGAACTCTGCAATCTGGAGCTGTGA